One region of Mesobacillus boroniphilus genomic DNA includes:
- a CDS encoding M24 family metallopeptidase translates to MTERLAALSGWMKDNSVDVTFVTSPDNVFYLSGFLSDPHERLLAVAVFQDAEPFMICPAMDKENAKNAGWGLEIIGYSDTDDSMELAYNAIKKRVPSIKKTAIEKEQLNVERYEKMAGLFGGSEFVSAEEKLRLMRIVKTEEELQKLRKACELADFAIQTGVNEIQEGKTELDVLAAIEYELKKKGVTEMSFSTMVLTGKNAAAPHGTPGLTKIKKGDLVLFDLGVVMDGYCSDITRTVAYGEINKQQEEIYNTVLKAQLKALDTARAGVACSEVDLAARNVIEEAGYGDYFPHRLGHGLGVSVHEYPSLTSTNPLLMEKGMVFTAEPGIYVPGVAGVRIEDDVVITEDGIEILTKFPKELVFVS, encoded by the coding sequence ATGACTGAAAGATTGGCTGCATTATCAGGTTGGATGAAGGACAATAGTGTCGATGTCACTTTTGTTACATCTCCTGACAATGTATTTTACCTGAGCGGATTTTTAAGCGATCCTCACGAAAGACTGCTCGCTGTTGCTGTATTCCAGGATGCTGAACCATTCATGATTTGCCCGGCGATGGATAAAGAAAATGCGAAAAACGCGGGATGGGGACTTGAAATCATCGGCTACAGCGATACGGATGATTCTATGGAGTTGGCATACAATGCAATTAAAAAGCGCGTTCCTTCCATCAAGAAAACAGCCATCGAGAAGGAACAACTTAATGTAGAGCGCTATGAAAAAATGGCTGGCCTTTTTGGCGGATCTGAATTTGTTTCAGCAGAAGAAAAACTTCGCCTAATGCGCATAGTAAAAACCGAAGAGGAATTGCAGAAGCTAAGAAAAGCGTGTGAGCTAGCTGATTTTGCCATCCAAACAGGAGTTAACGAAATTCAAGAAGGCAAAACCGAGCTTGATGTACTTGCAGCGATTGAATATGAACTGAAGAAAAAAGGCGTTACAGAGATGTCGTTTTCAACGATGGTCCTTACTGGTAAAAATGCAGCGGCTCCACATGGTACACCAGGCCTGACAAAAATCAAAAAAGGTGACCTCGTCTTGTTCGACCTTGGTGTTGTGATGGATGGTTACTGCTCGGATATCACAAGGACCGTTGCTTACGGTGAGATTAATAAACAGCAGGAAGAAATTTATAACACCGTATTAAAAGCACAGCTGAAAGCTCTTGATACTGCACGAGCTGGTGTTGCATGCTCCGAGGTTGACCTTGCTGCACGCAATGTGATTGAAGAAGCCGGATACGGGGATTACTTCCCTCACCGCCTCGGACACGGACTTGGTGTCAGCGTACACGAGTATCCATCATTGACAAGCACTAATCCTTTATTAATGGAAAAAGGAATGGTGTTCACTGCCGAGCCGGGAATTTATGTACCAGGCGTGGCAGGTGTAAGAATTGAAGATGATGTGGTCATTACCGAGGATGGAATCGAAATTTTAACAAAATTCCCTAAAGAATTGGTATTTGTATCGTAA